The sequence TGGGTGATATTATGgtcataaaagaaacaaaaatgataTTATAAGACAAATTTCCTAACATGGGTGACTGTTTAGGGAATTTACTCCAACATCATTCTTTCTCCTAATAGGATGCCATGTCACACTAatatataatgtgttttaatttacaaaattttatAAACTTGAATAGATTCTCAGGAAATTAGATCGAAAATAATCAGAAATGATTGAGTCGGTATACATATttgagtgtgtttggtatgatggaaaatatttttcccgAAAAAAATTTCCTGAAAAaaaagttggttttctacttattttctcatgtttggttggtgagtgaaaaatattttatagtgtttggttggtgaatagaaaatattttttgaaaaatattttctagtgtttggttggtgagtgaaaaaatattttttaaaaaacactactaactgttaactagtatatcattGTCTccagcaactcaacaatttgtaataactaatttaagcataacaaataatatcaatatcgagtactaaaatattacaagtcaCTAAATTTTAAGCAACTACTAATTAGCAagcataggagacacttttcaatatttttgcaagacaatctcaagatactacaatcaataaaaatacaaCGAAATGataagcttattcaaccttgtgaaacaagctacggcgatgacaaaatgaaatatgcaattagcaaaattaacataggtaagtcttcctttATGCAAATGGAAATAACAGTACATTTAAAAAACATTGGAAACAGAAAAAAAATCCggacttcactattttttatttcaagtaatgaaaaaattggaaaaacgcatagtaaaaaaaatttctgagtaatgaattttttttgaataatgtgATTTTGAGTGTTGTTGGTGTGGAAAAAAGGGTTGGGGTGGAGTCATAAGCTAtatttgtcattttctgaaaaataactTTCCTTGCCCAAGGAagttatttttcctcaaatagaggaaaaataagttattgtgaaaaatattttcccaacattttattacaaccaaacaaagaaaaataggaaaacatttttcatcataccaaacacacccattatgtatatatattctcCTCATGTTAACATTAGGTAGGGGTGTACACatcaaaccgtcaagtcaaatcgAACCGATGAACCAAGACAAATCGagaaaaaaaccgacttatggtttgatttgattggtttgacattagaaaaaaaaatcgaccattttttatttggtttggttttgacaaaaaaaaaaaagtcaaaccgaatcCGAATCAAAtcgatataatatatatatatatatatatatatataatatttgaacttttttatacataaaatattaattataatctattttttaaatattttttcaattagttttagtaattttcaataatttgaaagtagatgcagatatatatttagatttggaccTTTAAGtcgtaatatttatccattaattactaattaaatgattcaaaacccaatataaacttaaaacctaaacttttcgctcttcatctcactttttagttcaagagagttttttgctccttattttttcataattatgatttttcattagcaaATGAGTGAAAACATTTTTAATttagtcttcgatcacaatataattataaaaactaaatattataaaaaaataaaaaaaaccaaaaatctaaattaaaaaaattaattttatattaatttaatttataattttaataaacctacataattaattttttattttttaaaataaaaatcgacCGCCATTACCAAAACCCCAAAAGGGCAGAAAATATCTCACCATCTATTTTAgttctataaataaataaaagccACGCGTGGATCTCTCTCTCTCCTATCCATACATCCTTCTAGGGTTCCGCCTTCAGCCACCACGATGCAACCAGCAAATTCCATGGTTCCACCGCCACAGCAATACCAACAGACACAGCCCTGGATGACTCAGCAGCAGCCGCAGTATCAGGTTGCGCCGCCGCAGCAATCGGCATATTATTACCAGCAACCACCGCAACAAGGCGGTGTTCCTCCACccgttcaacaacaacaaccaccgCAGTACACCCCTGCTGCTACCGCTCCTGTTCAACCGGCTAGTGCTGATGAGATCCGAAGCCTTTGGATCGGAGATCTACAGTTTTGGATGGATGAACAATACCTTCTCGGCTGCTTCGCACAAACCGGAGAGGTATGAAAAATacctttttattgttttcttgtaCAATTTGATATAGATTCTTGCTAAGTTTTTCGAATGGTTCATGTTCTTGAATTAGATCGAAAAATCTTTGACTGTTATGTATTTGTATGCATAAATATTGAAGTTCTTAATGTTTGTGACTTATAGAACTTCTTGTGTAGTGTTCTAGATAcgtaaattatttttcaaaaagctTAAAATTGTATGTCGAATGGTTTGACTCTCTGAACTATGTCATATAAAGAATTTGCTGTTCTCAGTATCTAGTAATTTTGTTGTTAAGAGGTATGTGAATATGATGTAGTTCATAGTAAGTGAATTTTCTGTTACATTGTTGGTAAAAAATATGTGGATGATCTGTAATTGTATTCAGTAGCTTGCCTTACATGGTTGGATAAATGTTTCGACTGTATGCTGTAGTATATTTTCAGTTGCGTGTATACCTTTGTTGGCAAAAGATATGTGATATAATGTTTGTATTAAACCCTGTGTTAGgtaaaattcttaaattttgcTGTACATAGCGACAACAATAACTGGGAATTTGTGGATTTGAAAAGAATTGTGACTAGTTTTGCTTACACAGTGGCAAGATTAACTTGGAATTTGTGGATTTTTAAAGAATTGTGTGTTTGTTGTAATTAGTTAGTTGAACCATTGCTTGATATTTAATTCGTATAATTTGAACTCTATGATGTtagtgggattacactgggtatgttgttgttgttgctgttaatGGTTGCCTTTTATGTTCTAAAAATAAGTTTCTCTgcaatttaagatttttttaatatgttGCAAGTTGAATTGTTATTGGTTAGgaacttctttaattttttaatcctaATTGGTGGTTGTAACTTACACTTGCTGGTACCTGCTTTTATTGACTTTGGGTATTGGGTATTGACGCTAGATAGGATTTTGACGAAGCCTCACTGTATTTGAGCTACTGAACGAAGGGAGCTAGTAATCCTTACATAaccttattaaataaataaatccatGCCTAAATCTTTGTGCGAAGTTGTTTGTGCTAAATGATTGTGTGATGGTTTCCTTTAGATGCCTAATTGCTGAAACATACAATAAGAACATTTTCACTTGCCCCCTCCCTCTTTCTATTTAACTATCTTCTCTTTTACATTGTATGGGCAGTATTATTACTAGTATTAACAATCTTCTTTCCCTTTCCCTTGCCCTTTTTGTTTTTTGTAAAGAGAATTTAAACTGTTTGTCTATGATGTAGGTGATCTCTGCTAAAGTTATCCGTAACAAGCAAACTGGACAATCAGAGGGTTATGGCTTTATTGAGTTTATTAGTCATGCTGCCGCAGAAAGGAATCTGCAAGCATATAATGGGACCTTGATGCCTAACATTGAGCAAAATTTCAGACTTAACTGGGCTTCTCTTGGTTCTGGTGAAAAACGTGCTGATACTCCTGAATATACAATATTTGTTGGTGACTTGGCAGCCGATGTCTCTGATTATATGCTTCAGGAGACATTTAGGGCTAACTATCCATCTGTGAAGGGTGCCAAGGTTGTAACAGATAAGCTCACGGGGCGCACCAAGGGTTATGGTTTTGTTAAATTTGGTGATGAAAGTGAGCAGTTACGTGCTATGACTGAGATGAATGGACAGTTTTGCTCCACTAGGCCTATGCGGATTGGTCCTGCAGCTAACAAGAAGAGCATGGGTGGTCAAAGTCAAGGTATGCCTCAACCTAGTTGGTATGCATTATGTGGTAATCTTTGTAGCAGTTAAGGGAAACAAATTCAACTTCCAGCTTGTTTGCTAACTTCACTCGGCTTTTAGATTCTGGAACTTTCGTGTTGTGTTTACTTGTCCTAAATTCCTTTGATGGTCTAGTTTTCATAGCTTGAGGAtgcttttcctttattttggGCTGAAGTGATGTCTTTATATGTTCTGCTTAGCTATGCAGGTGTCATTATATTTCCTTTCATTCCATTATGCTGTTGAATTCTTGATGAATACCCAGCTGTCGACTTCATTTCGTTCCAGTAGTTAAAAACTTCCCATTGCAATATTAAATCTTATAAAACTCCGCTTATCTCCAAGCAGGATGATTTGGAGGCTCTATGATTTAAGGGTCTGGACGCTTGTTTCAGCTGAAATGAATACCTTTTAGGGCGTGGTGTGGCGTAAGTCAGTTCATTTAAATGTAGTTAAATTTCGCTCTGTAGGATCCTCTTGACATTAAACCTTTTTAAGTTTTGCAATTTTTTCATTACTCCGTACTCCAGTTAGATTGCTTTATCTCTACTTTTCAGCCATTTTGCTTTGTCCTTACTTTTCAACCATTTTACTTTTATCATTAATTTTCAGCCATTTTGCTACATCATTACTTTTCAGCCATTTTACTTATCATTAATTTCAGCCATTTTAGTTTATCATTAATTTCGGCCGTTTTGCTTTATCATTAATTTCAGCCATTTTGCGTAATCATTAATTTCAGCCATTTTGCGTTGTCATTACTTTTCAGCCATTTCACTTTATCATTACGTTTGAGACATTTGACTTTAGAGGTTATATTTCAGCCGTCTAATTCGATATCTTGTTGCCTGCCTCAAGTTGCACTCTGATCTTTAGTATACCTCTACAGGTTGTGGCAGTCTCATTCATTACTTTAGTTGTCCTAGTCCTGGatttatttcttagttttactCCATTTACCTCGTGAACCTGTTCAGTAATCCCCCTTCACAGGAGTGAGAGGTTACATCGTCTGTTTCTTGTTTGTCCAAGATCTTGgtactcatttttttttttttgcaatgcTATTACTATTGGGGGtattaaaatcatttttctttcagcatgatttacttttaaattatgaattattgtGACATGAAATATCTTCTTGATAAAAAAAGGGATTTGTCTTTTTATCTGATGGAGTGCTGGTAGCTGTTTGTATAGTTTCTTGTAACATTATTTAGGGAAACTAGTCCCCTTTCCTAGTTTCTTGCCTTTCTTCTTTAATAGTCATGTGCTAAGGCAATAAAATTATCTTAATGCATGAGATAGGAGCCCCACTTGGTTGGATTATACTGCGTATGTTGTTGCATGAGATAGGATGTGATAAGTTGATGCCGTGGGAAGCccatgatattattattcagaaACCGCAGGACATCTGATGgtgtattatttattatatacatcATGTAAATGTATTTTCTATTTGCTGACTCATATATTGGTCTGTCTCTTCGCCTTTGCCAAACTCTGGCCCATCCTTCACAAATTTGAACATAGATCTTTTCTTGTTTCTGAACTTCCAAAAGCACATCTGCATGTATTCACTGTGGTATCTGAAGAACCTCTCATTTGATGATCCAACATTTCAGAAGTGTGCATTTTCGAATGCTTGATTGCACTATCTCAACTGTTGGACGTGCCTCCTGATTTTCTTAAACCTTTCAAGTCAAATGTCTGTCAGCTTGTGTTCTCTCAACTCGTGCACTTTCTGTTTCTTTTGAGACCTGTAAGAGCTAACAGTT comes from Capsicum annuum cultivar UCD-10X-F1 chromosome 2, UCD10Xv1.1, whole genome shotgun sequence and encodes:
- the LOC107859573 gene encoding polyadenylate-binding protein RBP45, translated to MQPANSMVPPPQQYQQTQPWMTQQQPQYQVAPPQQSAYYYQQPPQQGGVPPPVQQQQPPQYTPAATAPVQPASADEIRSLWIGDLQFWMDEQYLLGCFAQTGEVISAKVIRNKQTGQSEGYGFIEFISHAAAERNLQAYNGTLMPNIEQNFRLNWASLGSGEKRADTPEYTIFVGDLAADVSDYMLQETFRANYPSVKGAKVVTDKLTGRTKGYGFVKFGDESEQLRAMTEMNGQFCSTRPMRIGPAANKKSMGGQSQASYQSSPGTQNEDDPSNTTIFVGNLDSNITDEHLRQVFGHYGQLLHVKIPVGKRCGFIQFADRSCAEEALRALNGTQLGGQSIRLSWGRSPANKQQPQVDPNQYGGYYGYTAGYEGYGYAPPAQDPNQYYAGYAGYGNYAQPQQHQQILQHPQ